In Pigmentibacter ruber, a genomic segment contains:
- a CDS encoding 2Fe-2S iron-sulfur cluster-binding protein: protein MSETVTLTIDGKEITVPKGTSVIEATELLGIEVPRFCWHPGLSVAGVCRFCMVKIEGMPKLQIACNTTCTEGMKVTTTSDDVKDAHKWALEFHLINHPLDCPICDQAGECELQNYYMKVGKYSSQMDEDKVLKPKALDVGDNLVLDTERCILCSRCVRFEDEVTKTSSLGIFNRGDHSVIGTFPNRKIQHNYSYNIVDICPVGAFTAKDFRFKCRVWFLSETKTICPGCSTGCNVTLFQNKNQRQYYRLKPRKNKEVNGHWMCDYGRTMYEHLNAEERLAVPLAGGKSLSWSDVNKKLTEKLATYKGKSEKVALVLTPQYTNEEYQVILETLKNVIGVQFKTFIWRDPSEKLNDFDGILFRGDKNPNTAGLKQVLENQSISAVSLGDSFAPLAEQHAEVVFVFGPEMEKSYTQYANEINRFAELPNVIYFGSSKNPATKKFSLVIPTKVFAEKNGTFVNYNGINQKLKANPPVFPAMLGIEDIFSAIKI, encoded by the coding sequence ATGTCAGAAACTGTTACGTTAACAATTGATGGCAAAGAAATTACTGTCCCAAAAGGAACTTCGGTTATTGAAGCCACCGAATTATTAGGAATTGAAGTTCCTAGATTTTGTTGGCACCCAGGTCTTTCTGTTGCAGGTGTTTGCCGTTTTTGTATGGTTAAAATTGAAGGCATGCCTAAGTTGCAAATTGCTTGTAACACGACTTGCACTGAAGGAATGAAAGTTACGACAACAAGTGATGATGTAAAAGATGCTCATAAGTGGGCGCTTGAATTTCATTTAATCAATCATCCTCTTGATTGCCCAATCTGTGATCAAGCGGGCGAATGCGAATTGCAAAATTATTATATGAAAGTTGGAAAGTACTCATCACAAATGGATGAAGATAAAGTACTTAAACCAAAAGCACTCGACGTTGGTGACAACCTTGTTTTAGATACAGAACGTTGTATTTTATGTTCACGTTGTGTTCGATTTGAAGATGAAGTAACAAAAACAAGTTCTTTGGGTATTTTTAATCGTGGTGATCATTCTGTAATTGGAACATTTCCAAATAGAAAAATACAACATAACTATAGCTATAATATTGTTGATATATGTCCAGTGGGTGCCTTTACAGCAAAAGATTTTCGCTTTAAGTGCCGTGTCTGGTTTTTAAGTGAAACGAAAACAATATGTCCAGGTTGTTCAACCGGCTGTAACGTTACTTTGTTTCAAAATAAAAATCAAAGACAATATTATCGATTAAAGCCAAGAAAAAATAAAGAAGTTAATGGGCATTGGATGTGTGATTATGGCCGTACAATGTATGAACATTTAAATGCTGAAGAAAGATTAGCTGTTCCGTTAGCTGGTGGAAAATCACTATCATGGTCAGATGTTAATAAAAAGCTTACTGAAAAACTTGCAACCTATAAAGGTAAGTCTGAAAAAGTAGCTTTAGTATTAACTCCTCAATATACAAATGAAGAGTATCAAGTCATTCTTGAAACGTTAAAAAATGTTATTGGAGTGCAATTCAAAACATTTATATGGCGTGATCCTAGCGAGAAACTAAACGACTTTGATGGTATCTTGTTTCGTGGTGATAAAAACCCTAATACCGCAGGTCTAAAGCAGGTATTAGAAAATCAAAGTATAAGTGCTGTTTCATTAGGTGATAGTTTCGCTCCTCTGGCTGAACAACATGCGGAAGTTGTTTTTGTTTTTGGTCCAGAAATGGAGAAGTCTTATACGCAATATGCAAATGAAATAAATCGTTTTGCTGAATTACCAAATGTTATTTATTTTGGCTCTTCTAAAAATCCAGCAACTAAAAAGTTTTCTTTAGTTATACCGACAAAAGTTTTTGCTGAAAAAAATGGAACGTTTGTTAATTACAATGGAATCAACCAAAAATTAAAAGCAAACCCACCTGTATTTCCAGCAATGTTAGGTATTGAAGATATTTTTTCTGCAATAAAAATTTAA
- a CDS encoding NuoI/complex I 23 kDa subunit family protein, which yields MGYINVSKDPQKSLKNGYLTTTLLGLGQTISTFAKQLLKLEESVTVQWPEVEYKYSERFKGAHFLTKRPNGEVRCTACFLCATNCPAQCITIVAGQAKDNGIEKYPVRFEIDILRCVFCGYCEEACPVDAIRLGSEYSMAGMPEQKWVYTKDYLLNRPENKKRLGDKQISRKEENTKDESVKSQLPNIHRAHSSHH from the coding sequence ATGGGATATATAAATGTATCGAAAGATCCGCAGAAGAGTTTAAAAAATGGTTATTTAACAACAACGTTACTTGGATTGGGTCAAACTATATCAACTTTTGCTAAGCAACTCTTAAAACTTGAAGAGTCTGTTACTGTACAGTGGCCTGAAGTCGAATATAAATATTCTGAACGTTTTAAAGGCGCACATTTTTTAACAAAACGTCCTAATGGGGAAGTGCGTTGTACTGCTTGCTTTTTGTGTGCAACAAATTGTCCCGCACAATGCATTACAATTGTTGCTGGTCAAGCAAAAGACAATGGGATTGAAAAATATCCAGTTCGTTTTGAAATAGATATATTGCGTTGTGTATTTTGTGGTTATTGCGAAGAAGCTTGTCCTGTCGATGCGATACGCTTAGGATCTGAATACTCAATGGCTGGAATGCCTGAACAAAAATGGGTTTATACTAAAGATTATCTACTTAATAGACCAGAAAATAAAAAACGCTTAGGAGATAAGCAGATTTCTCGTAAAGAAGAAAATACAAAAGATGAATCTGTAAAAAGTCAGTTACCTAATATTCATCGCGCACACTCTTCTCACCATTAA